Proteins encoded within one genomic window of Pseudorasbora parva isolate DD20220531a chromosome 3, ASM2467924v1, whole genome shotgun sequence:
- the LOC137070398 gene encoding uncharacterized protein: MGSREVFLSRGVTYAQQWQQYYQNQSQWNQYYNQYGNYGNYQQGAQGSQDESLEGVLKAKLLQQECHFTWSLREGEDFVLCDLLNRLEEQIQLESAEARVTRAYSTLGFVQYLYGNQQEALANLQKSVRLAKEHYKDSDPVLIVTYGDLAWLHYHMKDFSTCQEYLKLLERIHRKSSKGFTHTVEVLREKGWVFLKLSSKYYNVAKECFRQALEMNPDDSDLNTGYAIALYRTTDETSDPSDSPTIKQLTRAIELNPDDAVLLVLLALRMLHNNRKMLKTALMKVKKALVMSPENPHVIRYAGKFFRQSRSVDDAISLLKEALQDTPNSAFMHHQLAMCYKSKRITLEKSRPRTHGKTEFDVKESDEIKQYRQKCIDHLERAISLKPSFVIALADLALHYGPFDSFKAERLFEEAFKIANNLRIHLQSVHCFYGQYQLYTKRSEELAVYHFMQGLRLQPKSEDGRFCEKYLKEVIKRIKRMKNPDDSKACAIQGLIHEVKNEKLEAKEFYERAQTNGLDLGDSCLLTEMRIWLMSFSETEKSVLNLIFDGGSYDEIGSGRLNIFKGSVNKKTVHLVDIDICNVKRILRWERVTPGPHAILLAFFLHDGQFTNQTKEVLENLEFLGEKFWNHVIVVFIEGDFNIHNYTGAQRSVLEWLREKCGHKTYICGSEPETTERRELSERIQRMILGNNSMHLVLPEISDGYSHFASDILRKLDVKDHLFTPEVIFQEGQSKYRLQSSHAGWFHCKITKLGFNMKGEGEVLYSTVLQDSDCPVLANHCQAGPLYDIKCVQGELSQLSLPHCETSIEDAHHFMSVIHYSNQNVDILKPQNITSTDVIVSTPGGTSKFLLSKLQNWFTGHWSETYGQVMLFYIKKSHRLHVFLQPRNVDPGEVKKSNKDYTQIQTACECMLTYNCEYSMSCDPVEEHELSERPVSVIQPSSTQLCFTEQWKHFHPTFDIKLPNGVMNVGLRLKKKKHKEGEAEVEWSLDIPLAIQPVRWEVSMLRVLQPPGAEPNKNLDTADNSGLNPSDMQRVSFLKNNKAALIQRVKNVNVILDHLGECDIIAHELISEIKAMTTSQSKMRSIFVIIETRFS; encoded by the exons ATGGGGTCCAGAGAAGTCTTCTTGAGCAGAGGAGTGACT TACGCTCAGCAGTGGCAACAGTACTACCAGAACCAGAGCCAGTGGAACCAGTACTATAACCAATACGGCAATTACGGCAACTACCAGCAGGGCGCCCAAGGCAGCCAGG ATGAGAG TCTTGAAGGTGTTTTAAAAGCCAAACTGCTGCAGCAGGAGTGCCATTTTACTTGGTCTCTAAGAGAAGGAGAAGACTTTGTGCTCTGTGATTTACTGAATCGTCTGGAGGAACAGATTCAGCTGGAATCTGCTGAGGCGAGAGTAACGCGAGCTTACAGCACCCTTGGATTTGTTCAGTATCTTTATGGCAACCAGCAGGAAGCGCTCGCAAACCTCCAGAAATCAGTGCGGCTCGCAAAGGAACACTACAAAGACAGTGATCCAGTTCTTATTGTTACCTATGGAGACCTTGCCTGGTTGCACTATCATATGAAAGATTTTTCTACATGTCAAGAGTACTTGAAACTGTTAGAAAGAATCCATAGGAAATCCTCTAAAGGATTCACTCACACTGTCGAGGTATTAAGAGAAAAGGGTTGGGTTTTTCTTAAATTATCTTCTAAATACTACAATGTCGCAAAGGAATGCTTTAGACAGGCCCTTGAAATGAATCCGGATGACAGTGATTTAAATACAGGCTATGCTATTGCCCTGTACCGCACAACTGACGAGACCTCTGACCCTTCAGACTCGCCAACAATAAAACAACTCACAAGAGCTATAGAGCTTAATCCAGATGATGCTGTGCTATTAGTGTTGCTAGCACTGAGAATGCTGCATAATAATAGAAAGATGCTCAAAACTGCATTGATGAAGGTGAAAAAGGCGCTGGTGATGTCCCCTGAAAACCCACATGTCATAAGATACGCAGGTAAATTTTTTCGCCAGTCCAGAAGTGTGGACGATGCCATTTCTCTACTAAAAGAAGCCCTGCAGGATACCCCAAACTCAGCCTTTATGCACCATCAGTTGGCAATGTGTTACAAAAGCAAAAGAATAACCCTGGAAAAATCTAGGCCTAGGACACATGGCAAAACAGAGTTTGATGTTAAAGAGTCGGATGAAATAAAGCAATACCGGCAAAAGTGCATCGATCATCTGGAGAGGGCGATATCCCTAAAGCCCTCTTTCGTTATTGCTTTGGCAGATTTAGCATTGCATTACGGACCATTTGACAGCTTTAAAGCTGAGAGACTTTTTGAAGAAGCATTTAAAATAGCTAATAATCTGAGGATACACCTACAGTCAGTTCATTGTTTCTATGGCCAGTACCAGCTCTACACCAAAAGATCTGAAGAACTGGCCGTCTATCATTTCATGCAAGGTCTGAGGCTGCAGCCGAAATCAGAGGATGGCAGGTTTTGTGAGAAGTACCTGAAGGAGGTGATTAAACGTATTAAAAGGATGAAAAACCCGGATGACAGCAAGGCGTGTGCTATACAAGGATTAATTCATGAAGTGAAGAATGAAAAACTCGAGGCTAAAGAGTTTTATGAGAGAGCCCAAACAAATGGCCTTGATTTGg GTGACAGCTGTCTTCTTACAGAGATGAGGATTTGGCTCATGAGTTTCAGTGAAACAGAAAAATCTGTTCTAAACCTGATTTTTGATGGAGGAAGTTATGACGAAATAGGCAGTGGTAGGCTTAACATTTTCAAAGGTTCAGTGAACAAAAAGACTGTGCACTTGGTTGATATTGATATATGCAATGTCAAGAGGATTCTTCGATGGGAAAGAGTGACTCCTGGGCCTCATGCCATTCTGCTTGCATTTTTTCTGCATGATGGTCAATTCACAAACCAGACCAAAGAGGTTCTTGAAAATTTAGAGTTTCTTGGGGAGAAATTTTGGAATCACGTCATTGTAGTATTTATAGAGGGAGActttaatatacataactatacTGGAGCTCAGCGAAGCGTATTGGAGTGGCTTCGTGAAAAATGTGGACACAAAACCTACATCTGTGGCTCTGAACCAGAAACTACAGAAAGGAGAGAGCTTTCAGAGAGGATACAGAGAATGATCCTCGGAAATAATTCAATGCATCTGGTTTTACCAGAAATTTCAGATGGATATTCTCATTTCGCTTCAGACATTTTAAGG aaGCTAGATGTAAAAGATCATTTGTTCACTCCTGAGGTCATCTTTCAGGAGGGGCAAAGTAAATACAG GTTACAGAGCAGCCATGCAGGCTGGTTCCATTGTAAGATTACAAAGCTTGGTTTTAACATGAAAGGGGAAGGGGAGGTGCTATACAGCACTGTTCTTCAGGATAGCGACTGTCCTGTCCTTGCCAACCATTGCCAAGCAGGACCCCTGTATGATATCAAATGTGTTCAGGGTGAGCTGTCTCAACTCAGTCTACCTCACTGCGAGACCTCCATTG aggatGCCCATCACTTCATGTCCGTCATACATTACTCTAATCAGAATGTTGATATTCTGAAACCTCAGAATATCACAAGCACAGATGTTATAGTTAGCACCCCAGGAGGAACGTCAAAGTTTTTACTTTCGAAACTACAAAACTGGTTTACAGGTCATTGGTCTGAGACATATGGCCAAGTGATGCTGTTCTACATAAAGAAATCACATAGGCTGCATGTGTTTCTACAGCCACGCAATGTGGACCCCGGAGAA gtGAAAAAATCTAATAAAGATTATACACAAATCCAAACAGCCTGTGAATGCATGCTCACATATAATTGTGAGTACAGCATGTCCTGTGATCCTGTTGAGGAACACGAACTTTCAGAGAGGCCGGTATCAGTGATACAACCGTCG tCCACACAACTTTGTTTCACTGAGCAGTGGAAACATTTCCACCCAACATTTGACATAAAGTTACCAAATGGCGTGATGAATGTGGGATTACGcctcaaaaagaaaaaacacaaggAAGGAGAGGCTGAAGTTGAGTGGAGTCTCGACATACCACTG GCTATACAGCCAGTACGGTGGGAAGTATCGATGCTGAGGGTGCTGCAGCCCCCCGGCGCGGAGCCCAATAAAAATTTAG ATACAGCAGACAACAGCGGACTGAACCCATCCGATATGCAGC GTGTTTCCTTTCTGAAAAACAACAAAGCTGCACTTATCCAAAGGGTGAAAAATGTTAATGTAATTTTAGATCATCTTGGTGAATGTGACATCATTGCACATGAACTGATAAGTGAAATCAAAGCAATGACAACATCTCAGAGTAAAATGAGGAGCATCTTTGTGATCATAGAAACACGATTTAGTTAA
- the LOC137072156 gene encoding uncharacterized protein — MSLEGVLKAKLLQQECHFTWSLREGEDFVLCDLLNRLEEQIQLESAEARVTRAYSTLGFFQYLYGNQQEALANLQKSVRLAKEHYKDSDPVLIVTYGDLAWLHYHMKDFSTCQEYLKLLERIHRKSSKGFTHTVEVLREKGWVFLKLSSKYYNVAKECFRQALEMNPDDSDLNTGYAIALYRTTDETSDPSDSPTIKQLTRAIELNPDDAVLLVLLALRMLHNNRKMLKTALMKVKKALVMSPENPHVIRYAGKFFRQSRSVDDAISLLKEALQDTPNSAFIHHQLAMCYKSKRITLEKYRPRTHGKTEFDVKESDEIKQYRQKCIDHLERAISLKPSFVIALTDLALHYGPFDSFKAEKLFEEAFKIANNLRIHLQSVHCFYGQYQLYTKRSEELAVYHFMQGLRLQPKSEDGRFCEKYLKEVIKRIKRMKNPNDSKACAIQGLIHEVKNEKLKAEKFYERALTNGLDLGDSCLLTEMRIWLMSFSETEKSVLNLIFDGGSYDEIGSGRLNIFKGSVNKKIVHLVDIDICNVKRILRWERVTPGPHAILLAFFLHDGQFTNQTKEVLENVEFLGEKFWNHVIVVFIEGDFNINNYTGAQRSVLEWLREKCGHKTYICGSEPETTERRELSERIQRMILGNNSMHLVLPEISDGYSHFASDILRKLDVKDHLFTPEVIFQEGQSKYRLQSSHAGWFHCKITKLGFNMKGEGEVLYSTVLQDSDCPVLANHCQAGPLYDIKCVQGELSQLSLPHCETSIEDAHHFMSVIHYSNQNVDILKPQNITSTDVIVSTPGGTSTFLLSKLQNWFTGHWSETYGQVMLFYIKKSHRLHVFLQPRNVDPGEVKKSNKDYTQIQTACECMLTYNCEYSMSCDPVEEHELSERPVSVIQPSSTQLCFTEQWKHFHPTFDIKLPNGVMIVGLHLKKKKHKEGEAEVEWSLDIPLAGK, encoded by the exons ATGAG TCTTGAAGGTGTTTTAAAAGCCAAACTGCTGCAGCAGGAGTGCCATTTTACTTGGTCTCTAAGAGAAGGAGAAGACTTTGTGCTCTGTGATTTACTGAATCGTCTGGAGGAACAGATTCAGCTGGAATCTGCTGAGGCGAGAGTAACGCGAGCTTACAGCACCCTTGGATTTTTTCAGTATCTTTATGGCAACCAGCAGGAAGCGCTCGCAAACCTCCAGAAATCAGTGCGGCTCGCAAAGGAACACTACAAAGACAGTGATCCAGTTCTTATTGTTACCTATGGAGACCTTGCCTGGTTGCACTATCATATGAAAGATTTTTCTACATGTCAAGAGTACTTGAAACTGTTAGAAAGAATCCATAGGAAATCCTCTAAAGGATTCACTCACACTGTCGAGGTACTCAGAGAAAAGGGTTGGGTTTTTCTTAAATTATCTTCTAAATACTACAATGTCGCAAAGGAATGCTTTAGACAGGCCCTTGAAATGAATCCTGATGACAGTGATTTAAATACAGGCTATGCTATTGCCCTGTACCGCACAACTGACGAGACCTCTGACCCTTCAGACTCGCCAACAATAAAACAACTCACAAGAGCTATAGAGCTTAATCCAGATGATGCTGTGCTATTAGTGTTGCTAGCACTGAGAATGCTGCATAATAATAGAAAGATGCTCAAAACTGCATTGATGAAGGTGAAAAAGGCGCTGGTGATGTCCCCTGAAAACCCACATGTCATAAGATACGCAGGTAAATTTTTTCGCCAGTCCAGAAGTGTGGACGATGCCATTTCTCTACTAAAAGAAGCCCTGCAGGATACCCCAAACTCAGCCTTTATACACCATCAGTTGGCAATGTGTTACAAAAGCAAAAGAATAACCCTGGAAAAATATAGGCCTAGGACACATGGCAAAACAGAGTTTGATGTTAAAGAGTCGGATGAAATAAAGCAATACCGGCAAAAGTGCATCGATCATCTGGAGAGGGCGATATCCCTAAAGCCCTCTTTCGTTATTGCTTTGACAGATTTAGCATTGCATTACGGACCATTTGACAGCTTCAAAGCTGAGAAACTTTTTGAAGAAGCATTTAAAATCGCTAATAATCTGAGGATACACCTACAGTCAGTTCATTGTTTCTATGGCCAGTACCAGCTCTACACCAAAAGATCTGAAGAACTGGCCGTCTATCATTTCATGCAAGGTCTGAGGCTGCAGCCGAAATCAGAGGATGGCAGGTTTTGTGAGAAGTACCTGAAGGAGGTGATTAAACGTATTAAAAGGATGAAAAACCCGAATGACAGCAAGGCGTGTGCTATACAAGGATTAATTCATGAAGTGAAGAATGAAAAACTCAAGGCTGAAAAGTTCTATGAGAGAGCCCTAACAAATGGCCTTGATTTGg GTGACAGCTGTCTTCTTACAGAGATGAGGATTTGGCTCATGAGTTTCAGTGAAACAGAAAAATCTGTTCTAAACCTGATTTTTGATGGAGGAAGTTATGACGAAATAGGCAGTGGTAGGCTTAACATTTTCAAAGGTTCAGTGAACAAGAAGATTGTGCACTTGGTTGATATTGATATTTGCAATGTCAAGAGGATTCTTCGATGGGAAAGAGTGACTCCTGGGCCTCATGCCATTCTGCTTGCATTTTTTCTGCATGATGGTCAATTCACAAACCAGACCAAAGAGGTTCTTGAAAATGTAGAGTTTCTTGGGGAGAAATTTTGGAATCACGTCATTGTAGTATTTATAGAGGGAGActttaatataaataactatACTGGAGCTCAGCGAAGCGTATTGGAGTGGCTTCGTGAAAAATGTGGACACAAAACCTACATCTGTGGCTCTGAACCAGAAACTACAGAAAGGAGAGAGCTTTCAGAGAGGATACAGAGAATGATCCTCGGAAATAATTCAATGCATCTGGTTTTACCAGAAATTTCAGATGGATATTCTCATTTCGCTTCAGACATTTTAAGG aaGCTAGATGTAAAAGATCATTTGTTCACTCCTGAGGTCATCTTTCAGGAGGGGCAAAGCAAATACAG GTTACAGAGCAGCCATGCAGGCTGGTTCCATTGTAAGATTACAAAGCTTGGTTTTAACATGAAAGGGGAAGGGGAGGTGCTATACAGCACTGTTCTTCAGGATAGCGACTGTCCTGTTCTTGCCAACCATTGCCAAGCAGGACCCCTGTATGATATCAAATGTGTTCAGGGTGAGCTGTCTCAACTCAGTCTACCTCACTGCGAGACCTCCATTG aggATGCCCATCACTTCATGTCAGTCATACATTACTCTAATCAGAATGTTGATATTCTGAAACCTCAGAATATCACAAGCACAGATGTTATAGTGAGCACCCCAGGAGGAACGTCAACGTTTTTACTTTCGAAACTACAAAACTGGTTTACAGGTCATTGGTCTGAGACATATGGCCAAGTGATGCTGTTCTACATAAAGAAATCACATAGGCTGCATGTGTTTCTACAGCCACGCAATGTGGACCCCGGAGAA gtGAAAAAATCTAATAAAGATTATACACAAATCCAAACAGCCTGTGAATGCATGCTCACATATAATTGTGAGTACAGCATGTCCTGTGATCCTGTTGAGGAACACGAACTTTCAGAGAGGCCGGTATCAGTGATACAACCGTCG tCCACACAACTTTGTTTCACTGAGCAGTGGAAACATTTCCACCCAACATTTGACATAAAGTTACCAAATGGCGTGATGATTGTGGGATTACAcctcaaaaagaaaaaacacaaggAAGGAGAGGCTGAAGTTGAGTGGAGTCTCGACATACCACTGGCAGGTAAATAA